Within Sulfurihydrogenibium subterraneum DSM 15120, the genomic segment AAGCAGTTTTTTAATAGGAGCTCTCGTAGGAGCTTTTATCTTTGGTTATCTTGCAGACAAGTACGGAAGAAAAAAGATATTTTTTATAACACTACTTTTATACTCATTAGGAACTTTTTTAACAGGATTTACTAACTCTTTTTATGAGGTACTGTTTTTTAGATTTATAACAGGTCTTGGACTTGGTGGAGAGTTTTCTGCTATCCATTCTGCCATAGATGAGTTTGTACCTTCTAAATACAGAGGAAGAGTTGACGGGTTTATAACAGCTTCTTGGAATTTTGGTAGTATTCTTGCTTCTTTAACAGGAATGTATCTACTTTCAAATCTTCCAGAAGACAGAGCTTGGAGGTATGCTTTTTTATTTGGAGGAGTACTGGCTTTAATTATAGTAGTAGTTAGATTTTTTATCCCTGAATCTCCGCGATGGCTAATATCAAAAGGTTATACAGAAAAAGCACATCAGATATTAGAAAGTATTGAAAAAAAATATAAAGTAAAACCAATAGAAAAAGAGTGTAATATCCCAGTATTTGAAGGAAGTTTATACGATTCTATAAAGATTATCTTTAAAAAGTATAAAGGAAGATTTTTATTTGGAACTGCTATGAGTTTTACAATACTCACAACCTACTACGGTTTTATAACAATATTACCGCTGGTTATAACCAATGAATACAACCTTCCCACTTCAGAGATACCTAAACTCCTTCTTTATGCAAGTATAGGAGGATTTATAGGAGGTTTAGTTGTATCGTTTTTATCTGATACGATAGGAAGAAGGGCAACAGGAACGATTATAGCTTTAATATCAATGCTTTTATCAACTTTGTTTTTATTTTCTCAAGATATTTACTCTACCGTTTTTATATACTCTCTATTTGCTTATTCTTTTGCAAGTGTTGCCTACGTGTCAGCTATGGAGATTTATCCTTCATACTTAAGGGCTACTGCTGTAGGGATTCTATCTGTAATAGGAAGACTGTCAGGTATTTTAGCTCCACCTTTACTTACATTCTTATCTCAGATAAACTATAAGTATTCAATATTAGGATTGACAAGCTTCTGGCTTGTAGGTTTTATAGGATTTTTTATATGGTCTAAGTTTGGCGTAGAAGCAAAGGGAAAATCAATAGAAGAGATAAGTTAAACTCTTTCTACTTGATAAGTATCTTTTTTATCTTGGTAGTATAATACAATCTTAAATTCAGATAGTCCTTTTAAAATTTCTTTCATTACATCATCTTTTAATTTTACGTAAGTCTTTGTTGAAGATAAATTTTCTTTATACTCGTCAGGATAGTTTTCTACGTCATAAACCGTATCTTGAGTTTGCCATACCCTTTTTATAAGTCCAAAGGTTGAGTGTTCTTGTATCTCTATTGGAAACATTGAGATAATTTGACTGTCTAAAATCTCTATCTCTACTTTTTGAGGATAAAATCTTGTAAGTTTAAATTTTATCATTTTTAATAAAAGGGGCTAAAAGCCCCCTCTATGTTATTACTCTTGAAGAGCTTCGTAAACGTGTCCTACTAACTCTTCTGATGGTTTTAAAGTTTTCTTTCCTGGTTCCCATTTAGCAGGACATGCTTCGTCTGGATGAGACATTAGATACGCGTTAGCTTTCATCTTTCTAACTAACTCATCAGCGTTTCTACCTACATTGTAGAAGTTAACTTCTGATGATACAAGTTTACCTTCTGGGCTTATGATGAAAGTTCCTCTTAAAGCAAAACCTGTATTGCAGTCATAAACTCCAAACATTCTTGAGATTTTTCCTGTTGGGTCAGCTCCCATTGGATACTTAACGTTAGCTAAAAGTTTTTCATCTTTTTGCCATGCAAGGTGAACAAATTTTGTATCTGTAGATACAGAAACAACTTCAGCACCTAACTTTTTCAATTCTTCATACTTTTCTGCTAAATCTGCAAGCTCTGTTGGGCATACAAACGTAAAGTCTGCTGGATAGAAGAATAGGATAGTCCACTTGTTTTCTTTTTTAGCATCTGCAAGTGAAAACTTTCCAAACTTTCCTGTTGCAGGCTCATATGTTTCCATTTCAAAATCTGGGACTTGCTGACCTACTAAGATTACTTTTTCTTCCATGATATTACCTCCCTTTGAAGTTTTTTACAATACTAATGATAACAATTCTTAATAATGTTTTAAAATGATTACTATCATAATAGTGAATTACTTTTTAGATTTTTGCAACAATTTTTGAATTTTTGCAAAATAAAACATTGTTATTAAGATTTTTATGCTTACAACAGTTTTTTATTTTGGCATAAGGTTTGCATATTGTAAAATTGAAGTTAAATTAAAAATCCGTAATTGACTTTTGAATTTGAATAGGATAATCTATATCACTGAAAATTTTAACAGGAGGTATGTAGTATGAAGAAGTTAGTATTATCTGCACTTTCAGTTGCAGTAATGGCTGCAGGTTCTTTTGCGGCTGATGGAAAAGCTCTTTTCCAATCAAAAGGTTGTACAGCTTGCCACCAAGCAGCTGCTGACACTGTAGGACCATCTTTAAAGAAAATAGCTGCTGCTTACGCAGGTAAAGAAGCAGATTTAATCAAGTTCTTAAAAGGTGAAGGAAAGGCAATAGTTGACCCTGCAAAAGAAGCTGTAATGAAACCACAAATTAACACAACTAAAGCTATGAAAGATGATGAATTAAAAGCATTAGCTCAATTCATGCTTTCTCACAAGTAATCTGCTAAAAGGGGGATATTTCCCCCTTTTTATCCTAAAATGAAGGTTATATACAGTTTTATTTTAATTGCTCTATTTATTTCTGTATCATATGGTATTGAAGGTAAAGACCTGTATATAAAACATGGCTGTAATGCCTGCCACGACCCATTTGAAAGAAAAACTGGACCATCTTTCAAAGAAATATTCCAAAGATATGGTACAAGTAAATCAGCAATAGAAAAGGTTGCAAAACTTATAATAAAACCAAACCCTTCTAACTGGCCTGGATTTGCTTATATGCCACCTTATAACATCTCTTATCAAGAAGCTCTAAAGTTAGCTGAGTATGTTTTAATACATTCTCAAAAAGAAAAACAGATAAAAAAACAGGAAGGTTCACTTCCTGAAAGTGAAGCTTTTTAAGAATCTTTATTTTCTATCTTAGAATGTTTTAAAAGGTCTAATAATTCCACTGGTAAGGGTAAAAGTATAGTGTTTGAGC encodes:
- a CDS encoding c-type cytochrome, producing the protein MKKLVLSALSVAVMAAGSFAADGKALFQSKGCTACHQAAADTVGPSLKKIAAAYAGKEADLIKFLKGEGKAIVDPAKEAVMKPQINTTKAMKDDELKALAQFMLSHK
- a CDS encoding c-type cytochrome, which encodes MKVIYSFILIALFISVSYGIEGKDLYIKHGCNACHDPFERKTGPSFKEIFQRYGTSKSAIEKVAKLIIKPNPSNWPGFAYMPPYNISYQEALKLAEYVLIHSQKEKQIKKQEGSLPESEAF
- a CDS encoding MFS transporter, producing the protein MKYIKTDITCRLDNLPWTPFHTKFVIALGITWILDAFEVVIVSVVLKSMSKSLNLSTFESSWLVSSFLIGALVGAFIFGYLADKYGRKKIFFITLLLYSLGTFLTGFTNSFYEVLFFRFITGLGLGGEFSAIHSAIDEFVPSKYRGRVDGFITASWNFGSILASLTGMYLLSNLPEDRAWRYAFLFGGVLALIIVVVRFFIPESPRWLISKGYTEKAHQILESIEKKYKVKPIEKECNIPVFEGSLYDSIKIIFKKYKGRFLFGTAMSFTILTTYYGFITILPLVITNEYNLPTSEIPKLLLYASIGGFIGGLVVSFLSDTIGRRATGTIIALISMLLSTLFLFSQDIYSTVFIYSLFAYSFASVAYVSAMEIYPSYLRATAVGILSVIGRLSGILAPPLLTFLSQINYKYSILGLTSFWLVGFIGFFIWSKFGVEAKGKSIEEIS
- a CDS encoding peroxiredoxin, with translation MEEKVILVGQQVPDFEMETYEPATGKFGKFSLADAKKENKWTILFFYPADFTFVCPTELADLAEKYEELKKLGAEVVSVSTDTKFVHLAWQKDEKLLANVKYPMGADPTGKISRMFGVYDCNTGFALRGTFIISPEGKLVSSEVNFYNVGRNADELVRKMKANAYLMSHPDEACPAKWEPGKKTLKPSEELVGHVYEALQE